In Anticarsia gemmatalis isolate Benzon Research Colony breed Stoneville strain chromosome 4, ilAntGemm2 primary, whole genome shotgun sequence, the DNA window TGATTGCAATACTCTGTAGCTGGGTGCGGCGCTCGGCGGCGCGGGCCGGGCTCGGCTCGCGGTCACCCCTCGACGTCGTTCAACGAGCGGGTGTCGGCCGAGCCCGGGCCGCGCCCCGCGGCCGAGCCGCCCGAGCACTCGACGAGCCGCTTCGTCGCGACTGTCCGTGCCGGCGGCGCGCGAGCGACCGCGCCCAGTAGGCGTCGCGTGCGCGCGTTCAGTACATCGCGCCCGCGCGCGGCACGACACGTGGCCGACGCGTGGCCGGACCCGCACGACACGCGGCCGGGACCCGCACgacacgcgggccgcgcgcgggCGCGCTCCGCGTAGGCCTAACACGTCAATTGCGAACGGCGCCGGACACCGCCATTGCTCACGGTAGTGCTCTGTTCATAAATACGAATTCTCGTAACGTATATTGGAGTTACTTACCGTGCTGTGCTACGTGTCGTCGTCGGCGTCGTCTGTAGCGTCTCATATAAGTGGTCGCGATGTCAGTCTGTATTCCGACGCGCGACCCACTGCACGCCCGCGTCGCCGGCCCCGCTCTGCCGCCTCACGGGACGACGCGTGGCACAGTAGCGAGTAACAGTATATAGCATGTATGTCGAAGTTATCAATTGTGAAACTCAGAATATTGAATGTTTTGTACTTTAAGTATAGCGAGTGAACAAGTTCTAAGTGAATGATCGACTTGctcaaatattacattttctcGGTACGATGATTCGTAGAAACCGTTCACCACTACCGAAATAACTGAACTTAGAAATGTTAAAGttaagtgatattatgtaatataaaaatacgaattttaaacgaaaaaaaaacgttGAGACGTTGATAATTTTTCCGTTTGATTTTGTCCTTGTAAATATATTTGCTATATGATTTACTAAATGaatgtaacatattattaatgaaaaaatagaTGAACACAAATTTTAAGCGTTGTTTTATTGCTACAATTCCTAATTTAACCAAACTGCACGTCCATCTATGACCAGTCACTAAAACACAACACTGTACCTATCAACAAATATCAACCCAAACCAGCAAATACATGAATCTACACTACACAAACTGACAAAAGAACGccactaataataaaaaaaaagaaaatatctttcTACCTACTAACACTTGCTAATATTCTACAATAACACACGGTTCTTTTATGCTGTGGCAAAAGCCTGACTATGGAATTAAACAAGAATATAATTGAccactttaatattaaaatatacatagtaatatttaaaagactAGAATAAACATCTGTTGCTTTgttctaaacaaacaaacattattcaactgcacgtttggcgcagtggtttaagcggtcacctcgccgcaacaaccgtagcgccgcgtgtggtgggttcgaatcctacccgggacaaatctttgtgtgatgagcacgagtatttgttctgagcctggttgtcaatttatctatataagtatgtatttagaagtatataagtatgtttatcagttatttggttaccatagtacaagctctgcttagtttgtaatcaaatgaccgtgtgtgagttgtccaacaatatttatttatttattttatttattataatcactTCTTCAGCAATAACACATAATTGGAATATATCATATTacttcaaaataaagaaaagacatgataaaatataaattaaggcGCATCAGCACTTTCACTTCTCCGTTTAATCAAGAATTTggcaaaatcatcagtttcgGGATCGTAAGAACAAATTTTCTCACATTGAGCTGCCGTCGCCGCTTGCTGAATCTGTTCTCCAAAAGCCTTAACGTCTTCTCTTTTCTGCTCTATCATGTATTTTCTCGTCTCCATGAAGACCATGGCATCGTCTCGAGCCATGGACCACACACTTGGCTTCACACGAGACATCATATTGTGACCCACAAACACTCCATGAAACAGACCTTGGAACTGCGGCTTGTGTGGATAGTGATCCAAAGCAGACAACGACAGGAAATGTATTTTACCATAATCTACGTTTATGTAAGTATCACGATCTTCACGCAAAACTAAAGGAGCCTCCGGACCACTCTCCGATATTTTCGCATCGATCTGATTTAACACTACCATGCCAAGATTCTTTTCCGTCTCTATGTTAAAAGCAGTGGCATCAAAATTctgtttattttctaattcGTACAACATTCTCATTACATTACGTTCCGCGATGTCCGTAGCTCGCTTGTAGTTTACTCCATGAGAAGATTTTAGCATATCTTCGTCTTCACAATCCAAACCGTACGATATGTATGGTGACGTCACTAAATCACCCAAGTATCCTCTGTGTAGATATCTATCACCGCACTTGTATACACCCGCTGCGAGACTCACATTTGGGCGACAGACTTCAGTTTCCAGCCACGTGAATGCCACGCCATGCTCTCTGAAATGCTTGTATTCCGGGTAGCAGATTTGTTTCCCGATTTCCTTCATCCTCATGTGATAGTCCCAGTCGTAGACTCCCATCCTAGTGTCGTATCTTAAAGCAAGACTATGTCTTAAACGGTGCTCCCACAGCTCACAGGCGTTGAATTGATTCGTGTTGCCTGTAGTCCAGAAGTTTAGAAGGTTTTCCATGTAATCACGTTCACGGTACTTCATCTGCTCGATAGAGACGCAAGGCAGGAGACAGTTCATGTAGTCTGGGTTTGTCACCATGCCAACGAGCTGACGAGCTTTGGCGATAAGGTACCTTGATGTTGACGGACGCAGTAGCAAATTCCCATACACTTCGAGATATCGCCGAGTCTTTTCAAGTAGACCGCATCTTGTAGTCTTTTCTAACGCCATGGAGGTGAGGAGGAGTTGCCTGGCGACGAGTTCCGGACATCCATCGATGACGAACAAGTTCATGTAGCGCCGATTGTGACGGTACGCTTGAGATAGCGTCTTGAGCAGATGTCTTCCATCGCAGCCACCGATGATGAGAAAGTTGAGTTCGTAAGCGTTCTTGTCGCCATATTTTAAATACTCTTCTTGCAAATCTAAAGCAGGACTAATTCCCCAGAACATTGTGTTGTCTCTTCGGCTGACACTTGCAGAATGAAAGTCATTGTCATGGCGACAGGTAACGAAGCGTGTTTATTTAGCGAATAGGGCGTTGCTATGACAACGATCTATTTATGCACTCATAGCCTCCGGGTTGATTGGCGCTGAGGACGGAGATCTACGTATaacgttaattaattatatcgtGAAGGTCCTAGATAACCACTCGAGTGGCAATAAGCTGGATTATTGATTAATTCAGGATGCTAGTGGCTTTGATGTGGAcggttatttttaatgttaaacgCTCGAGTGTGTTGTAAGTAATCAATAAGAAGGTGTTATATCATCtgaacaaatttaaattaaccttTTCTTCAGAATGCTGGATAGATAACtatattgttttaagaaaacAGGTTATTTACTCGCGATTTACTCGTCAATTCAATCAAGAGGATTAcatttatagtttaaaaaaaacagttgagAATGGTATCTATCATTTAAGTacgaaataattgttaaaaGGAAGAAGGATTGGGCGAGCCGAGATGAGGATCCCTGAATTAAATCAAAGTAattgtttcttaaaataatttattaaatatttaattttatagtaaatgCCTCTGTGCTTATAAATACTATCAAAAATAGTAAGCTTGACCAGAAAAATAGCTTTGCAGTATTCGAGAACATTATACgtagcaaaatatataaaaaaatcatagtaCTACATGCACAGTAAGATTTATATAACTGATTTATATACagatataaaactatttacttcttatatatatttttctggccataataattaaatattttgttctttatatacagtttactaatatttacagtaacaatacagaattattttcaaactacaatataaatatttctaactaAAGGCCGCTGTCCACTGAGGCGTAATACTCACTTCGTTGAGCGTGAAAATCAATGTTACAATAACGAACGATATGAActtagtttttttaacattactaATGGTTCAGTGCTTAGGTCTTGTTACACGAGACACTGTAAAGTAGGGTGGGTTGAACAACTGAGTTACACGTACAGTCAGCATCAGAAATAATGTATACTACATGGTCACATTTTCAGCCTTACTCTATtgcatatatatattttttaattcgtgTTATTGGCCATCAAACAATACGCAGTGATTGTataattactttgaagttaataatCATTTTTCAAAGTCATCGATAAAAATgctattatttgatttgtttagtCAACACGCAAATACATACATGCATTAACCCAATTCCGCTACAAAGAACCAAACCAACTCATAATTAATTGCAAGCTCAAATTAAgtgaatagaataaataaatattgatttagcTGCCTATTATTATTCACCTCAATGGACAGCGACCGTTACATGCTACgaatttcatacaatatttggTACCATCAACTAAACTAATTCGAAGTAATTGCAGAAAATAAGTCTTTAACATCGTTGTAAATACAAAGACTaattatatctaaattattaatcATATTCAGGAAGCCATATTAAATCGAGAAAAGATTTTAGCTGGCTAAATAGAAAGTAGGCTGTATCGTGCTATTTTCTACAATTCAACTCCAAATAtctaatacttatattatttactaatacatAAAAGTAACTATACTACATActcgtaataataattataataatcgtaattataatagtcgttctatataaaataatatataatatactttagtatctaattctacataattatatctattaagaatatctaaaaataagtcataaattaattatttggtaACTTTCTTTGATGCTTACCTTTTGCGATCCGTTACACGCATAAAAATCTGCgagatattttcaaattacttcTATTTTCTTCATTACAAATTCTTTATGTTATGGTCTTAACCAATTACTCGTAATTTTAACAAACCATTTTAATAATGAGAAGGAATACACGCatatgtgtaaataaatgtttctttcTGCATATCTTAAAATAACTAAGTCATAATTATCTATCATAATATGAATAGGTTTGCCCTTTGGCAACGCCTCTACTACTTTATAAACTTAGCGTGAAACGGACCACACAATTAGATACAGACTAGATTAGAATAgtgatacttttgaaatactttGAAAAGACATCacaagtttgtttgtatgtatttcaataaattaggATACTGAAAATATTCGGTCATATTTcatagtaaatattttcatttttttcgtCCAAATAAATTCAACATCGTTATCAATCGCTTAAATAGACACTGTAAAggaaaaatgtattacaatCCTAGTTGATTTAAAGTTTCGGCACAGAAACTCAtacattttgattaaataaccTGGATTCGAAGTGATCGTTAATACATTTTGCCGGTACAGTGTCTATTTGAAAAGATAGCGCAGCCGAATGTAAGTCTCTTGAGACTATCTTTCTTGTAGAAAAGAGACTTTAGACTTTTTTCTGTGCTCTTAAACACTACATCCTTTAACATTAGTAACCGTTGCGTTACATACTTAGTTACTTAAATACTCTCTTTTATCAAATTTAGGCCATAACTTAAGAAATATTTGCTTTTATCAAATTCAATAGAAGCTATTTCTTTGTGATTGTGCATAGGCAGTGAGGCTTACACTAAATTTATGATCGTTTTCATTAATCTATCTGCAGTAATCGATAGCCTACTACAGTTTCGTTACCACGAAACTATA includes these proteins:
- the Dnaaf3 gene encoding dynein axonemal assembly factor 3 → MFWGISPALDLQEEYLKYGDKNAYELNFLIIGGCDGRHLLKTLSQAYRHNRRYMNLFVIDGCPELVARQLLLTSMALEKTTRCGLLEKTRRYLEVYGNLLLRPSTSRYLIAKARQLVGMVTNPDYMNCLLPCVSIEQMKYRERDYMENLLNFWTTGNTNQFNACELWEHRLRHSLALRYDTRMGVYDWDYHMRMKEIGKQICYPEYKHFREHGVAFTWLETEVCRPNVSLAAGVYKCGDRYLHRGYLGDLVTSPYISYGLDCEDEDMLKSSHGVNYKRATDIAERNVMRMLYELENKQNFDATAFNIETEKNLGMVVLNQIDAKISESGPEAPLVLREDRDTYINVDYGKIHFLSLSALDHYPHKPQFQGLFHGVFVGHNMMSRVKPSVWSMARDDAMVFMETRKYMIEQKREDVKAFGEQIQQAATAAQCEKICSYDPETDDFAKFLIKRRSESADAP